Sequence from the Polyangiaceae bacterium genome:
GCGCTGCCCGAAGAGCTCGAGCTCGTCGAGAACGGCATCGCGTTCACTGCGCCGCTCGGCCAGGGTCAGAAGACGGGCTGGTTCTACGACCAGAGCACCAATCGCGCGCGGTTTCGCGAGTTTCTGCCGTGCGCCGCGCGTGTGCTCGATGTGTGCTCGTACGCCGGCGCGTGGGCGGTCACGGCGCTGCAGGGAGGCGCACGCGCGGCGGCTTGCGTGGATGCGTCCGCGAGTGCGTTGGCGGCGGCGGCGCGCAATGCGCAGCGGCACGGGTTCGAGATTGAAGCATTGAAGGGTGACGCGTTCGACGTCCTCGAAGCACTGGCGGCAGCCGGTCGGCGGTTCGATGCCATCGTGCTCGATCCGCCCGCGTTCGCCAAACGGCGCAAGGACCTGCCGAAGGCACAAGCCGCATACCGCAAGTTGAATCAGCTCGCGCTGCGGTTGCTCGACGATGAAGGGCTGCTCGTCTCCTGCTCCTGCTCGTGGCATCTCGCCGAGAGCGACCTGCTGGCGGCCATCCAGTCGGCCGCCCGGCACGCGTCGCGCTTCGTGCAGGTGATCGCAGTCGGCGGCCAGTCACCCGACCATCCGCTGCATCCCGCCATTGCGGAGACGCGCTATCTCAAGGCGCTCTTCTGCCGTGTCCTGACCGGTTAGACTGGGCGCATGGTGCGTCGTGAAGCGGTGAACGCAGTGACTGTTATTGGGACAGAGGTGTTCACGGCACGCTGCACTTCTCCAGCGGGTGCAAGTCCCGCTCCGGTAAGCATCGGTGCGCCGGATAGCAGGCCCCAGGTATGAGGGGAGACCTTCATGCCCGAGCGGGGCGTCAAGAGCCTGCGAGGCAACGAGAGTTGCGCAGCGGGGAGCCAGCACGCGGGCCGCAACATCAAGTGAAGCCTGCAGCCTCGACACATTCACAATCCGCAGGCCGAGCCGCTCATGTCACGGCGAAGGCAACATCGATCGTGGGAGCACCGAAGCCCGCGATGGACTGCGGCGGGGTATGGGGCGCAGCACGTGTGCAGGGAGAAGTGCGGAACACGAGAGACCCGTCTGTGCAGCCCTTGTCGGGGCGAGGTGGCTCGTATAAGCC
This genomic interval carries:
- a CDS encoding class I SAM-dependent methyltransferase, with the protein product ALPEELELVENGIAFTAPLGQGQKTGWFYDQSTNRARFREFLPCAARVLDVCSYAGAWAVTALQGGARAAACVDASASALAAAARNAQRHGFEIEALKGDAFDVLEALAAAGRRFDAIVLDPPAFAKRRKDLPKAQAAYRKLNQLALRLLDDEGLLVSCSCSWHLAESDLLAAIQSAARHASRFVQVIAVGGQSPDHPLHPAIAETRYLKALFCRVLTG